The Oceanococcus sp. HetDA_MAG_MS8 genome has a window encoding:
- a CDS encoding rhodanese-like domain-containing protein, with amino-acid sequence MIKSIVFRHGLCLCLTLTWLAACSQPADARLHLESLRSAQILLQQPDLTVVDVRTQEEWEEGHLPNATWVPPREWATIASRVPADKPLLLVCRSGGRAQKVAQTLIEQGHPEVHVLVDAGVPELLKL; translated from the coding sequence TTGATCAAGTCCATCGTGTTTCGCCATGGCTTATGCCTGTGTCTGACTCTGACTTGGCTCGCTGCTTGCTCGCAGCCAGCGGACGCTCGCTTACATTTGGAGTCGCTGCGTAGCGCCCAGATTTTGCTGCAGCAGCCAGACCTCACAGTCGTGGACGTGCGCACCCAGGAAGAGTGGGAAGAGGGCCATCTCCCCAACGCCACCTGGGTGCCGCCCCGAGAATGGGCCACCATTGCTTCGCGCGTGCCGGCCGATAAGCCTTTGTTGTTGGTTTGCCGTTCCGGAGGCCGCGCTCAAAAGGTGGCGCAGACCCTCATAGAACAGGGACACCCGGAAGTGCACGTACTAGTGGACGCGGGCGTCCCGGAATTACTCAAGCTCTGA
- a CDS encoding sugar ABC transporter substrate-binding protein, which yields MRRTHFSTLVAFSLIALGSLVGCDQSTTPERPTIRLQAVADPAEAEAYRKMLDAFQATRPDVEVEFVPVGRHPEHVTRVVTAHAAGNAPDVFLINFRRWGQFLSHDLLEPVGPLLGDLPSHQPDQFYAPPLEAFTRNGVLLCMPQNVSSLVVYWNREQFAAAGVAPPQPDWTWTDFHDAAKALTRDLDGDGAIDVYGLDLDPSIVRLAPFIWQAKGRIVDNTDSPSRFMLAGRGGALGLMFLKRLKNEVGVMPSLRERRGEDPESRFMRGGAAMILQSRVFTPRLRAARGLDWDIAPMPRYLEAASVLHSDAYCLSRQSQQRDLARDLIAFATGEQGQAILARTGRIVPVRKSVAQSVAFLDPRQAPQSAQVFLDAIPSLRRTPNTPTWYEIETRINPILEEWMFEPAGRMAGEANYGLVDGVRVAGMIQEAAQHLLRDTQP from the coding sequence ATGAGGCGAACACACTTCAGCACACTGGTGGCATTTAGCCTCATTGCTCTGGGCTCCTTGGTTGGCTGCGATCAATCCACCACTCCCGAGCGCCCCACCATCCGGCTTCAAGCGGTTGCCGACCCCGCCGAAGCCGAGGCCTACCGGAAGATGCTCGATGCCTTCCAAGCCACCCGGCCCGATGTGGAGGTGGAATTTGTCCCGGTTGGCCGCCATCCTGAGCACGTGACGCGGGTGGTCACCGCCCACGCCGCGGGGAATGCGCCGGATGTGTTTTTGATTAATTTTCGGCGCTGGGGCCAGTTCCTCAGCCATGACTTGCTTGAACCTGTAGGCCCACTACTGGGCGATCTCCCCAGCCATCAGCCAGACCAGTTCTATGCACCGCCATTGGAGGCATTTACACGCAATGGGGTGCTTCTGTGCATGCCGCAAAATGTCTCATCGCTGGTGGTCTACTGGAACCGAGAGCAATTTGCCGCTGCAGGCGTAGCTCCACCCCAGCCAGATTGGACCTGGACCGATTTCCACGATGCCGCCAAGGCCCTCACCAGAGATCTCGATGGAGATGGAGCTATCGATGTGTACGGCCTGGACTTAGATCCCTCCATCGTCCGCCTCGCCCCCTTCATTTGGCAGGCTAAAGGACGCATTGTCGACAACACCGACAGCCCATCACGATTCATGTTGGCGGGTCGTGGTGGAGCGCTGGGACTCATGTTCTTGAAGCGCCTCAAAAATGAGGTCGGCGTGATGCCCAGCTTAAGGGAGCGGCGTGGCGAGGATCCGGAGTCGCGCTTCATGCGCGGCGGGGCAGCCATGATTTTGCAAAGCCGCGTGTTCACCCCAAGACTGCGAGCCGCCCGCGGCCTGGACTGGGATATCGCCCCCATGCCCAGATACTTGGAGGCGGCCTCGGTACTCCACTCCGATGCCTATTGTCTGTCCCGGCAAAGTCAGCAACGGGACTTAGCCCGCGATCTCATTGCCTTTGCCACTGGCGAGCAGGGCCAGGCCATATTGGCACGCACCGGACGCATCGTTCCTGTGCGCAAAAGCGTCGCACAAAGCGTCGCCTTTTTAGATCCGCGACAGGCCCCGCAGTCAGCACAGGTTTTCTTGGACGCCATCCCTAGCTTGCGACGCACACCCAACACCCCCACGTGGTACGAAATTGAGACGCGCATCAACCCCATCCTCGAAGAGTGGATGTTTGAGCCTGCCGGACGAATGGCGGGTGAGGCCAACTATGGCTTGGTCGATGGAGTGCGAGTGGCCGGGATGATTCAAGAAGCCGCCCAACATCTGTTGAGGGACACGCAACCGTGA
- a CDS encoding peroxiredoxin, protein MSLRLGDTAPNFQIETTTGPIDFHEWAGDSWVFFFSHPADFTPVCTTEMGRTAQLDGEFNARKVKPLGLSTDTVDEHLRWIEDVNATQNTTLRFPIVADKNKAIAAMYDMIHPGESDTATVRSVFIIDPAKKIRLTMTYPMSVGRNFSEILRVIDALQLGDAHKVATPADWSPGAKVIIPPSIANEQAKDLFPQGWDEIRPYLRMTEVPDS, encoded by the coding sequence ATGAGTTTACGCCTCGGCGACACCGCCCCAAACTTCCAAATCGAGACCACCACTGGCCCTATCGACTTCCACGAGTGGGCTGGCGACTCCTGGGTATTCTTTTTTAGCCACCCCGCCGACTTTACCCCGGTTTGCACCACCGAGATGGGCCGCACCGCCCAGCTGGACGGCGAGTTCAATGCACGCAAGGTAAAGCCCTTAGGACTGTCCACCGACACGGTGGATGAGCACCTGCGCTGGATTGAAGACGTCAATGCCACCCAAAACACCACACTGCGCTTTCCCATTGTGGCGGACAAGAATAAGGCTATTGCCGCCATGTACGACATGATCCACCCCGGTGAATCGGATACCGCCACAGTGCGTTCGGTCTTCATCATCGACCCGGCCAAGAAAATTCGCCTGACCATGACCTACCCCATGAGCGTAGGCCGTAACTTCAGCGAAATTCTGCGGGTGATCGACGCCCTGCAACTAGGTGATGCCCACAAGGTGGCCACGCCGGCCGACTGGTCCCCAGGGGCCAAGGTGATCATTCCGCCGAGCATTGCCAACGAACAGGCCAAAGATCTGTTTCCGCAGGGATGGGATGAAATACGGCCCTACCTGCGGATGACGGAGGTACCCGACTCCTGA
- a CDS encoding NAD(P)/FAD-dependent oxidoreductase yields the protein MKTSSPRVVVIGGGSGGLTTASMLLRKRPNLKLTIVEPSDFHYYQPAWTLVGGGCYAAENTRHLMSQVIPDGAEWVQQKAMGFAPEQQQVELDDGRRLDYDILIVAMGIQIDWDKVEGLNETLGRNGVCSNYRYDMAPYTWECIQNHRDGPALFTQPVMPIKCAGAPQKIMYLAADAWKTAGKTPPISFHTPGGAMFGVPFYAEALDKVVASYNIAPRFGEELISVDGERREALFRQGGDAPHDVRRSFEMLHVTPPQSAPEVIKTSPLAAESGWMSVDKHSLQHTQFANIFGLGDCTTTPNSKTAAAVRNQAPVVTSNVLKVLAGCNPDAHYDGYASCPLTTSRGKIILAEFGYDGVVMPSFPLDPRIPRRSYWWLKESFLPRLYWHFMLKGRPGPDWHHARAFPATVPAITP from the coding sequence ATGAAGACTTCCTCCCCGCGCGTTGTGGTGATCGGCGGCGGTTCCGGCGGGCTGACCACAGCCTCAATGCTGTTGCGCAAACGGCCCAACCTGAAGCTGACGATTGTGGAACCCAGCGATTTTCACTACTACCAACCTGCCTGGACCCTGGTTGGCGGAGGCTGTTACGCGGCCGAAAATACTCGGCATCTCATGAGCCAGGTCATCCCCGACGGAGCCGAGTGGGTTCAGCAAAAAGCCATGGGCTTCGCACCGGAGCAGCAGCAGGTCGAATTGGATGACGGCCGGCGGCTCGACTACGACATCCTCATTGTGGCCATGGGCATCCAGATCGATTGGGACAAAGTCGAGGGTTTGAACGAAACGCTAGGCCGCAACGGCGTCTGCAGCAACTATCGCTATGACATGGCCCCCTACACCTGGGAGTGCATTCAGAATCATCGGGATGGGCCGGCGCTGTTCACCCAACCGGTGATGCCAATCAAGTGCGCAGGTGCGCCGCAGAAAATCATGTACCTGGCCGCCGATGCCTGGAAGACGGCCGGCAAAACACCCCCGATCAGCTTCCACACGCCGGGCGGCGCCATGTTCGGGGTGCCGTTTTACGCCGAAGCGCTGGATAAGGTGGTTGCCAGTTACAACATCGCACCGCGGTTTGGTGAAGAGCTGATCAGCGTTGATGGCGAACGCCGGGAGGCCCTGTTTCGGCAGGGCGGTGATGCCCCGCACGACGTCCGTCGCAGCTTCGAGATGCTCCATGTTACCCCGCCGCAATCCGCCCCAGAAGTCATCAAGACAAGCCCATTGGCAGCCGAGTCGGGGTGGATGAGCGTGGATAAACACAGCCTGCAGCACACCCAATTTGCCAACATCTTCGGCCTGGGTGATTGCACCACCACACCCAACAGCAAGACGGCTGCGGCCGTGCGCAACCAAGCCCCAGTCGTGACGAGTAATGTTCTGAAGGTGTTGGCTGGATGCAACCCGGATGCTCACTACGACGGCTACGCCTCCTGTCCTCTCACCACCTCCCGCGGCAAGATCATCCTCGCGGAATTTGGTTACGACGGTGTGGTGATGCCCAGTTTTCCCTTGGATCCGCGCATCCCGCGCCGCTCCTACTGGTGGCTCAAGGAATCCTTTCTGCCTCGGCTGTACTGGCATTTCATGCTTAAGGGTCGCCCCGGACCCGACTGGCATCACGCGCGAGCTTTCCCCGCCACGGTACCCGCCATCACTCCGTAG
- a CDS encoding DUF3365 domain-containing protein → MLNIASNLIRRSGFLLVIGLVLLATAAQAAGDDPAMLVQKMRGELAPAMMSAMQAGGPESAVGVCKDVAPAVAARLSRESGWQVRRVSLQPRNPLLGTPDAWEQEQLLAWQKARAENPKLPPQSLQTTTTEPAGVMQRYLQEIPLAPHCTACHGGSADIAPATRERLALEYPHDLATGYAVGDQRGAFAFKRLRAEGE, encoded by the coding sequence ATGCTCAACATCGCCAGCAACTTAATTCGCCGCAGTGGATTCCTACTGGTTATTGGCCTTGTACTCCTTGCAACGGCTGCTCAGGCTGCAGGAGATGACCCTGCAATGCTGGTGCAAAAAATGCGCGGTGAACTGGCGCCGGCCATGATGTCGGCTATGCAGGCCGGTGGGCCGGAGTCCGCTGTGGGTGTCTGCAAGGATGTGGCGCCGGCGGTGGCGGCGCGGTTGTCACGCGAGAGCGGCTGGCAGGTGCGCAGGGTGAGCTTGCAGCCGCGCAACCCCTTGCTGGGAACGCCGGATGCTTGGGAGCAGGAGCAGCTGTTGGCCTGGCAGAAGGCGCGTGCAGAGAATCCCAAGCTACCGCCACAGAGTCTGCAGACGACCACGACGGAGCCTGCGGGTGTGATGCAGCGCTATCTGCAGGAGATTCCGCTGGCGCCGCATTGCACGGCGTGTCATGGCGGCAGCGCCGACATCGCGCCGGCGACCCGGGAGCGTTTGGCCCTAGAGTATCCCCATGACCTCGCTACGGGTTACGCCGTTGGCGATCAGCGCGGCGCGTTTGCCTTCAAGCGCTTGCGGGCCGAAGGCGAATAA
- a CDS encoding carbohydrate ABC transporter permease: MRDLLMRRRLAQWSRGALITLICTVLAAPLVAIVLGALHSPGDVPAPGDLWPWPPSLASLQAAFSTIPLASGLWNSFLISLGFVVVAVPLAAACGFALRFFSPAWRWSSYGLLVLAASVPDATTWLPRFLAYQWLGIADSWWPLWIPAIAGGSPLLVLLFAVAFARLRLSPLLAARLEGLPWWRIFVLLAWPQVRPATWAAGILAAAMSWANFAHTLLYLQSQEEQTAPTLIHSLSLLGASYWPVLMASALLVALPVLLLIAALPVILDHALEDQP, encoded by the coding sequence ATGCGCGACTTACTCATGCGCCGCCGCTTGGCCCAATGGAGCCGAGGCGCACTCATCACACTCATCTGCACGGTGCTCGCTGCACCCTTGGTGGCCATTGTGCTTGGGGCCCTGCACAGCCCCGGAGACGTTCCTGCGCCTGGCGATCTTTGGCCATGGCCGCCCAGCCTGGCTAGCCTACAAGCAGCCTTTAGCACCATCCCTTTAGCCAGCGGCCTATGGAACTCTTTTCTGATTAGTCTGGGCTTCGTGGTGGTTGCCGTTCCTCTCGCAGCAGCCTGTGGCTTTGCCTTGCGATTTTTCTCCCCAGCATGGCGTTGGAGCAGTTACGGCCTGCTGGTGCTGGCCGCTTCTGTACCGGATGCAACCACGTGGCTGCCACGCTTTTTGGCTTATCAGTGGCTTGGTATAGCCGATAGCTGGTGGCCTCTGTGGATTCCGGCCATTGCCGGAGGCAGCCCTCTGCTGGTGCTGCTGTTTGCGGTGGCTTTCGCGCGCCTGCGCTTGTCACCCCTGCTCGCGGCTCGTTTGGAAGGCTTGCCTTGGTGGCGGATCTTTGTACTGCTGGCTTGGCCGCAGGTGCGCCCAGCCACCTGGGCAGCTGGAATATTGGCGGCGGCCATGTCTTGGGCCAACTTTGCCCATACCTTGCTCTACCTGCAATCCCAAGAGGAACAGACCGCGCCGACCCTCATACATAGCCTCAGCCTGCTTGGCGCCAGCTACTGGCCGGTGCTGATGGCCAGCGCCTTGCTAGTGGCGCTTCCGGTACTTTTGCTCATCGCCGCACTACCGGTCATTCTTGATCACGCTTTGGAGGACCAACCATGA
- a CDS encoding outer membrane protein transport protein, translating into MSHFSARIALAALGWLVSTAVTATNGYFPHGFSLSQKALGGAGTALVEDALIVSINPAGMVWAGNSTEAGLSLFQPIRDHRATERGENAESGIVKISPGQIRSGNELFPIPAFSYNRLWGERYSWGISAYGKGGMNTEYSGGSAIFGENLPGFEAQCDGTFGGGDPQGADNAGFCGNSRALSGVDLAIMFIAPSMSMRIGEHSSIGVAPLLALSRFAAQGLGAFAAFSNQPDKVSDNGHELSYGGGYRIGFLTGAGKAVSLGASYQSRVWMQAFDDYAGLFAEQGDFDIPETWNAGVALHLFENWDLVYDYQYMDYNQVRSVGNPLDPNRFVNECAIPRLFASVAPGLGSTEPSGACLGAATGPGFGWQEMEVHKVGVQYRWGPHRLRAGYSVADSQPIPSSEVLFNILAPGVIEEHFTAGISWRWRPGFYIEAAAMYAPQNPVRGKNPLSNTDVGVLGLAGEGLGLDLITDLLGQDTSEAFGTDADDQDIILNMRQYELTIGVAWRY; encoded by the coding sequence GTGAGTCATTTTTCTGCACGGATAGCTTTGGCCGCTCTAGGCTGGCTGGTGAGCACGGCCGTTACGGCCACCAATGGCTACTTTCCCCATGGCTTCAGTCTGAGCCAGAAGGCCCTCGGCGGTGCTGGTACGGCATTGGTTGAGGATGCCCTCATCGTCAGTATTAACCCGGCTGGCATGGTCTGGGCCGGAAACAGTACCGAAGCAGGCTTGAGCCTGTTCCAACCCATCCGCGACCACCGCGCCACGGAGCGCGGCGAGAATGCAGAGTCGGGCATTGTCAAAATTAGCCCCGGACAAATCCGTAGTGGTAACGAGCTGTTTCCCATTCCCGCATTCAGCTACAACCGTCTGTGGGGTGAGCGCTATAGCTGGGGTATTTCCGCTTACGGCAAAGGCGGAATGAATACCGAGTACTCGGGAGGTTCAGCTATTTTCGGCGAGAATCTGCCAGGTTTTGAAGCGCAGTGCGACGGTACCTTTGGCGGTGGTGATCCGCAAGGAGCCGACAACGCGGGCTTCTGCGGAAACTCGCGTGCTTTGTCTGGCGTGGACTTGGCCATTATGTTCATCGCTCCCTCCATGTCCATGCGCATTGGTGAGCATAGTTCTATCGGGGTCGCACCCTTGCTGGCTCTCAGCCGTTTTGCCGCTCAGGGCTTGGGCGCGTTTGCAGCCTTCTCTAATCAGCCGGATAAAGTCAGCGACAACGGTCATGAGCTGAGTTATGGCGGGGGCTACCGCATTGGTTTTCTCACCGGCGCCGGGAAGGCTGTGAGCCTGGGGGCGTCCTATCAGTCACGGGTCTGGATGCAAGCCTTTGACGACTACGCAGGTTTGTTTGCTGAGCAAGGCGACTTTGATATTCCCGAAACCTGGAACGCAGGCGTGGCCTTGCACCTGTTTGAAAACTGGGACCTGGTCTACGACTACCAATATATGGACTACAACCAGGTTCGCTCCGTGGGGAATCCGCTGGACCCCAACCGCTTTGTCAACGAATGTGCCATCCCACGGCTGTTCGCTTCGGTGGCGCCAGGCTTAGGCTCCACAGAGCCCAGCGGGGCTTGCTTAGGTGCAGCGACTGGGCCTGGTTTTGGCTGGCAAGAAATGGAAGTGCACAAAGTAGGCGTGCAATATCGCTGGGGACCGCACCGCCTGCGTGCCGGCTACAGTGTGGCTGACAGCCAGCCCATCCCCTCCAGCGAGGTCTTGTTCAACATACTGGCTCCAGGGGTGATCGAAGAGCATTTCACGGCTGGAATCAGCTGGCGCTGGCGCCCCGGCTTCTACATTGAAGCGGCGGCCATGTACGCTCCGCAAAACCCTGTGCGCGGCAAAAACCCCTTGTCGAACACCGACGTGGGGGTCTTGGGCTTGGCCGGAGAAGGACTGGGCCTGGATCTCATCACCGACCTGCTTGGCCAGGACACCTCAGAAGCCTTCGGAACAGACGCCGATGATCAGGACATCATCCTCAACATGCGCCAGTACGAACTGACCATCGGTGTGGCTTGGCGTTACTGA
- a CDS encoding sugar ABC transporter permease: MLSRGLILLALPVLLGTLLLTGLPLLATIGLSLFRVDALQPAQYVGLEHFRALLHDPLFLQALRNSALLLMMALPLRLGLSLLLSLLLAGSSRLSHIGLGLSLAPLVLPTLVWSIAWLWLLNPYAGPAASLLEAFHPQGADWILSPHGARTAIVLVISLIVGEMVLVLRAVRRMIPAHYYQTAAVEGASTWFAFRHITWPQLRPIIALLSLRDLSLSLQWTLVPALIVTKTGPLHATLYLPYYGYQNAFEYLRFGYAAAIALPMVLLVIAALALQGWLLWRWRQH, translated from the coding sequence GTGCTGAGCCGCGGCCTCATACTGCTGGCGCTACCGGTGCTGCTGGGCACATTGCTACTCACCGGTTTGCCTTTGCTGGCCACCATCGGCCTGAGCCTGTTCAGGGTCGACGCTCTACAGCCCGCCCAGTACGTGGGTTTGGAGCACTTTCGTGCGCTACTGCACGACCCTCTATTTCTCCAAGCACTGCGCAACTCGGCCCTACTACTCATGATGGCTCTGCCCTTACGCCTGGGGTTATCGCTGCTGCTCAGCCTATTACTCGCTGGCTCAAGCCGGCTCAGTCATATCGGTCTAGGTTTGAGCTTGGCGCCATTGGTGCTGCCGACCTTGGTCTGGTCTATCGCTTGGCTATGGTTGCTCAACCCCTATGCCGGCCCAGCCGCCAGCCTGCTAGAGGCCTTTCATCCGCAGGGAGCAGACTGGATACTCAGCCCCCATGGTGCACGCACGGCGATTGTGCTGGTGATCAGCCTCATCGTTGGTGAGATGGTATTGGTGCTGCGCGCCGTCCGTCGCATGATCCCCGCGCACTATTATCAAACAGCAGCGGTTGAGGGCGCCTCGACCTGGTTTGCATTTCGTCACATCACCTGGCCGCAGTTGCGGCCGATCATCGCTTTACTCAGCCTTCGTGACCTCAGCCTGAGCCTGCAATGGACCCTCGTTCCTGCCTTGATTGTGACAAAAACCGGCCCCCTGCACGCCACCTTGTACTTGCCCTATTACGGCTACCAAAACGCCTTCGAATACCTGCGTTTCGGTTACGCGGCGGCCATCGCCTTACCTATGGTTCTTCTGGTTATTGCCGCGCTGGCACTCCAGGGCTGGTTGCTGTGGCGCTGGCGCCAACACTAG
- a CDS encoding diguanylate cyclase: MHNVNQLNRLRRAADPVPELAGFDAESGLAVRELLMERVEQQWEKCARTKQPLGALLLALDGVDRDNLDKQHTEVLCADVREAGQVVSRWCRRRADFAGRMRKQEIGVMLAESKLEGMRGVAEQIIRNIHALQLPHPIDSQATLTVSVGGAVVIPDKNHMASSLWVFADRALADARAMHGNCAVFYGDDVPVPH, translated from the coding sequence ATGCACAACGTCAATCAGCTGAATCGCCTACGCCGCGCCGCTGACCCCGTGCCGGAATTGGCCGGCTTCGATGCTGAATCGGGCTTAGCTGTGCGCGAGCTGCTCATGGAGCGCGTGGAACAACAATGGGAGAAGTGCGCACGGACCAAACAACCTTTGGGCGCATTGCTCCTAGCTCTGGATGGTGTCGACCGGGACAATCTCGACAAGCAGCACACGGAGGTCCTGTGCGCAGACGTACGCGAGGCAGGTCAGGTGGTGTCTCGCTGGTGCCGACGTCGGGCTGACTTCGCGGGGCGTATGCGCAAACAAGAGATTGGGGTCATGCTGGCCGAGTCCAAGTTAGAGGGCATGCGCGGCGTGGCTGAGCAAATCATTCGAAACATTCATGCGCTGCAACTACCCCATCCCATCGACTCTCAGGCCACACTCACGGTCTCTGTCGGTGGCGCGGTTGTTATACCTGACAAAAACCACATGGCCAGCTCGTTGTGGGTGTTTGCCGACAGGGCGCTTGCTGATGCGCGTGCGATGCATGGTAATTGCGCCGTGTTCTACGGCGACGATGTCCCCGTCCCGCACTGA
- a CDS encoding ABC transporter ATP-binding protein, whose translation MSDGLRICDLSLQLGDQSILQPLNLELQRGAFGVLIGPSGSGKSSLLRCIAGLQKGHGGSIWIDDSEVSQLDPAQRQLAMVFQDHALFPHLSVLDNLSFGLRARGCARTEAIRQAQAVAERLGLLHCLQRRPKGLSGGEQQRVALGRAMLRQARLVLMDEPLSSLDAPLRARMRQEIAELHREQGWTTLYVTHDQVEAMTMADQLGLLDQGQLLQWGPPQELYHRPSSLAAARFLGQPPMQQLPLHWEKEQAWLGDAPITPPAAIPAGSLAAVRPEDARVTPADPPEAGGDSHMIRATAMLLRRDHLGDRQWLQLQLADQQITVSAAAHTQFSPRQPVHLHIPRSKLCWFDAHTGHTLC comes from the coding sequence GTGAGTGACGGCCTACGCATCTGTGATCTCAGCCTGCAGCTCGGTGATCAGTCCATTTTGCAGCCGCTCAACCTGGAGCTGCAGCGCGGGGCCTTCGGCGTGCTGATCGGCCCCTCGGGCAGCGGCAAATCGTCCTTGCTGCGTTGCATCGCTGGGCTGCAAAAGGGACATGGCGGCAGTATTTGGATTGACGACTCCGAGGTCAGTCAGCTCGATCCGGCCCAGCGCCAGCTCGCGATGGTGTTCCAGGATCATGCGCTATTCCCTCACCTGAGCGTGCTCGACAACCTGAGTTTCGGGTTGCGCGCTCGTGGCTGCGCTCGCACCGAGGCCATACGGCAGGCCCAGGCTGTTGCCGAGCGATTAGGCCTTTTGCACTGCCTGCAACGTCGGCCTAAGGGCTTATCCGGAGGCGAGCAACAACGCGTTGCCCTCGGCCGAGCGATGCTGCGCCAGGCCCGCTTGGTGCTCATGGACGAACCTCTATCCAGCTTGGACGCCCCCTTAAGAGCCCGGATGCGACAGGAGATTGCCGAGCTGCACCGTGAGCAAGGATGGACCACCCTTTATGTCACGCATGACCAGGTCGAGGCCATGACCATGGCCGACCAGCTAGGCTTACTCGATCAAGGCCAGCTGCTGCAATGGGGGCCTCCACAAGAGCTTTATCACCGGCCCAGCTCTTTGGCAGCCGCTCGCTTTTTGGGCCAGCCCCCCATGCAGCAGCTTCCGCTGCATTGGGAGAAAGAGCAGGCTTGGCTTGGGGATGCCCCCATTACTCCACCTGCGGCGATCCCGGCCGGATCCTTGGCCGCTGTGCGCCCAGAAGATGCCCGGGTAACACCTGCAGACCCGCCAGAGGCCGGCGGCGACTCCCACATGATTCGGGCCACGGCCATGTTGCTACGCCGTGATCACCTGGGCGACCGCCAATGGCTGCAATTACAGCTTGCTGATCAGCAAATCACGGTCAGCGCCGCAGCGCACACCCAATTTTCTCCGCGGCAGCCCGTGCACTTGCACATTCCTCGCAGCAAGCTGTGCTGGTTCGATGCACACACCGGCCACACCCTGTGCTGA